The following nucleotide sequence is from Trifolium pratense cultivar HEN17-A07 linkage group LG2, ARS_RC_1.1, whole genome shotgun sequence.
CCATGTGGGATCTCAACATTCAGAATATGTTCTGCTGTTGAGCTTGTTCTGTTTTAAGTTGCAATTTGATATCCTAGTAGCTTTGTTAAATTATCTGCTTTAATTCCCATAAAGGAGTTGAATAGTTTTGCATGAATTCTACAACTCTTAACTTTGGGCAACAACTGTAAGTTCTGGTTTTCTCCTTACATGATTTCTTTGATATAGTAAACCTTCCTAGAGTACGTAATTTATCTTGTGATTATTGGAAAGGGTTGGAATACAtgaccaaaaagaaaaataggaGACATATTATGCCGTGGCATTAGGTAGTATTTATAGGTGAGGATATCACTGTTGAATTTAAGTGATCGAGTCTTCTATTAATTAGCATTCAACAAGGTATACCTGATTTTTATTGGAATTGTTTTATACTAATATTGGAATTTGTATTATTCTGCAGAATAATAAGTGGGAGGAAATCAGAATAGATGAAGAACCTGAAGCTAAAGAGAATCTGGctgagaaaatgaaaaatgttgaAGTAAAAGAATCTGTTCTCGCAAATACAGAAGCTCATGTTACTCGCCATATACCACCATATAATGCTTCTGCAACTACACCTCAGGAGGCTTATGTATTGGACCAAATCATCCTTTCAGAAGAATGGAATCATCTTCAAGACATTTATTATACTTTGCGGAAGGGAGAAGCAGCAGACTTCAGTATTTATCCAACTTTTATCCGCAACAGGATTGACAGATTAAAGAAGATTGAGGTATTTATACAGATATGAACATTTTGCTTAAAAGATAACTTTGGAGTTCCTAATCATTGGTCACTGGAACCGTAAAATAGTTTTGCTTTGCCAGTAATACTATACTTGCTTATATTGTTATTGAACGACTTGtattacaaaatatattttaaaagcGTCCAATCTTTAATCAACGATCAATATACCTTGACCtgcttgttttttgttttaatggCAGGGAATCTGTGTCTGTGCTTTTTAGCATAAAGTTTTATTTTCTGAGATTTGTTTTTCcttgttaaattattatatccGTAATCTATTGTCTATATTTACAGGACGAGTCTGAAAAGATGAAGCTTTCTTGCATACTCTCATTCATCAATCATCTTGTCAAATTCAAAGATCAACACAGCATGGATGGTGTTTCTTCTTCAAAGCAACATAAGATTCCCAACATTCTACGTCATAGATTTTCGACAATGTTTGCTGTTTCTGAATCAAGAAGGATGCCACCTGAAAAGATTAATCTTCtcatttcttatattttggtgCTGACACTTTTCTCCGACGAATTTCAGACTGACTACAGCGATATATCAAAGGATTTAAGGATGAATAAAGGACCGGTGAAACAAATCTATGAGCATTTGGgttgcaaaattttaaaacagaGGCCTTTCTATGCCACACTTCCTATCCCTCTTACATTTCCTCAGTTAAGGCAAAAGAAGAGGCTGAAAAAGAATTGATCACTTTTTAAGTCTGCTTTTGTTACTATTAAGCAAATCAAGTTGTTTGTTAGTCATTTTGATGCAGTGATGTCAAATTTTGTTATCAACCTTAGGAGTTGTTAGATactttagtttcttttttttttttttttttaatttgataacaCTTGAACTAGGATATTCTTCAAAGGTAAATTGCCCCATCTATTTTGCCACTCCTATAAATTATCTTTGAAAGTTTACCTGATATTTAATTAAAACTAGTTATATGACTAAATTTGCAAGTGATATCTTCAAGCTAACTTGACTtcacttgaattttttttgttttcaccaccaatttaatctggttcagaggttagttctgacatcaatTACTTGAAAATTTATTTCCAACTAATTTACCTACAATGCCTAAGTCCATCATACTATACTAATTTAACACAAACAAATTCATTATTCTAATCAAGTTGATGATGGGATAATGGTCACTTTTCTTCCTTGGGGGGTAATTATGATAATTCACACTATTGCATGATTAATGTCTGCATTATTATTAAAATGGAGTGTATTGATTATGTCTTTCCCACAAAGATTAAATCTATTAAAATGGTTGTGGAAATTCTATACCAATAACatcataaaagaagaaaatgtgGGGTGTATTGATTATGATTTCAAATAGTTAATTATAAATGATCCTTGCATCTTGCTATTATAgtagaaaattcaaataaatctAATGCTAATGCATATACACACATCTCCCTAAAAGAAAACATATCAACAAGAGTGGATCCATATCAACTATCCCACATATATCCAATTTCGGTGGACCCCACATTGTTATCAAGAATAGGGCAAAGGACAAGCCAAGTGTACATTTTTATTTGTACATTTGTGAGGTGACCCACAACTCACTATAAAGATATTAATATAGAGGGTCCCTAGTCTTCATCCTTATCTAATTTCCTCTCACTATTTCCAACCCTTGTTAATTTTACTATATTGCCACTCAATAATATCTCCTCAAAATAACTTACACTTGGAAGCAAGATAACACTTGATCAATTTTAACCGTAGATATTTTAAGCATCACTCTCTCTAGTTTCTATATATAGAGTGTGTATACACATACCTTTGTTATAAGAACCCTCTCATATTAGATATTTATCATCAATATTAATTTCATACAAAGTCTTAATTCCAAAATGTTAGACAAACTTTGGGATGATGTTGTTGCTGGCCCTCAACCTGAGCGTGGCCTTGACAAGCTTAGGAGACTCACAACCAACATCAAAGGtataataaaaacattaaattcATAATAATTTTCCTAAGTCCTAaccataatatataaatatatgcacaactaaatataattttagatCTATGTCATGATGTACATGTTGTATGATATTAAGGTTGtataattaaatttgaatttggatGTAGTGGATGAAGGAGGAAGTAGTCAATTAGTGAGGAATTCATCGTTGCCGACAACACCGACGACACCAGCGACTCCGACGACGCCTCAATCGGCACGTAAAGTTGACAACGTTTGGAGGAGCGTGTTCAATCCTGGAAGTAACTCTGCTACTAGGAGAATTGGTGCTGATGTTTTTGACAAACCACTCCCCAACACCCCCACTGTCTATGATTGGTATGATCTACATATTTACTTATCCAACCACTTATATTTTCATGCATATACTCCATCCGATCTTTAGTATGAGATTTTCTATATTTATGAATCAGACACATTAAATAttctataaaattaaaaagtaaattttttcttatatgcCCCAAATAAATAGAGTATATGAGTATATAATTATGATcatgatattaatattgcttATTTTGCACTCCTTTTCTTACTAGAGAAAGAAGTTGGGGATcaagtaaattttatttataatcaaattattaaatttaaattattaagctTGAGATCTGAACCATATGATTTGATAATTACACGAGTGCATTTAGTTAGTGACAATAAAGAATCTTTCTCGAAAGAAGAACTATATATGGGATATGAACCGTTAGATCTTTCGAAAATCTTCGATCTAGGCTCCGATTTCATGATGTATTAAATTTAAAGAGCTGTTTGTGATTATGGTTGGTGCTAATATGAATTGGGTTGTATGTAATTGCAGGATGTACAGTGGAGACACAAGGAGCAACCATCGCTAAGGTGGCGGTCAACCTCCCATATGGCATGTAAATATCGTTGTGCTGTTCATCGTCTTGCCACGTGTCTGCATCAACATCACGTGTCGTGATCTGATTGTTCGTTGTATCgtgttcttttttcttcatataaGCATCTAATCTGAATCTCTGAATGTAAAAtgcttaaaataataattagtagTATGCTTTAATTTCCTTGTATTTGAGTTTTGTTATATCTAGTTCTTCCCTTAATCGGTTTATCTTGCTTCTTTGCTTTTTCTCCTTCAGTTAAGTGATGGTTAATCTACTatagaattaaaataaaagtgtgtTAGCCTCTATCCTAATATTGTAAGACATGTGGCGAGTAGTGACATGGTGTGATAATGAATGTAACTATGCAATTTGGTAAAAGATTGGATTGTAACAATTTTATAGATTGGACATTGGAGTTATAATAACTCATACTGAAGTGTCATGACTCATGATACAAGTTTCATCTTGACCGTCTATTATAATAATTCAGCTGAGATATATACTTATCCTAATCTCTTAGCAATAATTAAAGTTTTGCAGGCAAAGTCACTAGgcttgatctagtggtgagaaGTTTGAGTAGTATCTTATAAGTTTGAGGTTCGattcccagctcattgtaaataaaaaaaaataaagttttgcgGGCCACCAACACCAAGTCCTTTTATAAGtgacaaataaaatatgatgtaaTGGAGATACTGAGAGCTTCATCTtatccttcattttttttaaaaaaataatttggtggTGAATTTTTTTActcttaagatgaataagttaAATGTTAAGAGTTTAAATCTCAAttcttacatatatatatatatatatatatatatatatatatatatatatatatatatatataatgtaatgtttgtaccaattaaactaaatttataaaaatattcttaGGATCTGTTTGGTTCGGAGGTTTTGGAAGGGAGgagatattttaaattaaggtgactacttctctaccctcacataaattgagggtatatgCCCTATGCTGACATGACCAATCAAATTCAGCCATATATGTGTCCAAgtcaaacataaatatttttttatcaaaatataattttgactactttaattttcaaataattatactTTAGGTTACTacttttcattaattatattttaggttacacATATTCTTATCATTTACTAAAAAACACTTTTCACAAATCAtattcatcttttcttacgtattcatcttttcttaagatcaaattttttcatCGGCGCTTCGCTTGTCGCCGCCGCTTCACTTGTCGTCGTCGCTTCGATTTAATTCCTTGAGGAATTTGTAATTGCTATTTGAATTGTTAAATTGACAAATAATGATTAAAACGtacaagagaataaaaaataaaatcaatgttatcTAGATGAACCGATTCTGGAACAAACGTAGCCGAAACAAAATTCTGAAAGACAATTGTGAAGAGACCGATGATGGAGAAGTGATTCCGGAGCCTAAGGAAGCGGCGATCTTCAAGGATCACAAGTGAAGCAGGGACGACGACAAGTGAAGCAGCGGCGACAAGCGAAGCGCCGACGAAAAATTTGATCttacgaaaaaaaaaagatgaatccgtaagaaaagatgaataatatttttgaaaagtgtttttttagtaaaggataagaatatgtgtaagctaaaatataattagtaacaagtagttatttaaaaattaaagtagtcaaaattatttttggtaaaaaatgaTTTGTGTTTGACTTGGATACATATGGCTGAATTTAATTGGTGTCATGTCAGCATAGGGTACTTAGCTCcatttatgtgagggttaattagaaaaaaccttaaattaattgtgtttgattcaatttttaggagaggaggggaggtgagaggaggtgagcaaaatccctcaaaatcccaatttttgtttcaccccaaattggggggatttggaggggaggggagtgAAGGAGAAAGATAtcattacaattttaattattttgacataattgtcctcataattattttaaaatgtcaaaatCATCTCATGTTGACTTTTATATGTTTTGCAGTTTTGCTAatacaatttatttactttttgtttatttttaatgagCCTCCTAAAGAGTGTATTAAGAGTATTATTTAaagttttatataaataaattatttattgaaaaattaaatatttgattttaatgtacaattttttataaaaatttacacACAATTTTGGATTTAGATAAAGATGCTCAATCTAATAAAATTATCAGCTGAGTTAGAATTCACAAATTTACActtagtatttttattattttttgggagGATCTTATTGCTAATTTGAATATTGACGATAAGAGATTTGTCACCGGTATCATCTAATCCTtgacttttattttgttgagctacttcattttattttattctttgtaaaaaataaCCTCCTAAGGAGTGTATTAAGATTTAAGAGTAttatttaaagatatttttaagtaaatattattaaaaatatcaacGATGAATTGATCAAAGTGGTAAGGGTCTTGGTTCTTTTAAATATGTGATCATATGTTCGATTTCTGGCTCatgcgtatgaaaaaaattcggttggaaGAGAGAACTCACCTTGTGTGTCTCACAGGTTCCCCGATGGAGATTAATCATTGCTAATGACGGTGGTAACTTCGTACCCAATGTCTTTGGCCAGCAAGAGGCCCTTGAATGTCAGATGAACCTTGAATGAAGCCTGAGAAGTTTGCAAGATAGTGACCAAATGTGTTTCTAATAATGCCTCCAAATCCAGATCGAACGGCAGAATCGAGGCAACTTCCGTCCACATTAAAAATGACACAAGAATAGTTATTATTGTTCCACTTGATATATCTATCAACTAGCCCGTCACTTGAAGTGGGGGAGAAACAATTTCTGAAGGATTCAACCAAAGTTCAGATGTTGAAGGAGAGCCGGCCGAAGGACCAAGTCTCACTGTTTATGTACATCAGGTTGCAATGTCTGCAAGACCACCAGACACCGACCAAGAAAGTGAGAGCCGGTGAACCTATGACACTCAACATGAGCCAATCGTACACATCCAAATTTGAGAAGAAATCCTGATTGTGAAAATTAATGTGGTTCCAAAGGCTACGAGAAAACTCGCAACCCCAAATGCATTGACGAAAAGATTCATATTGGAAGCCACAACGAGTGCAAGTGGCAGAAGGACTCATTTTCCGATGATTGAATAAGGGGAGGTAGGCACAAAATTGTGACAAGCCAGCTAAAAGAAGAATATGATCTTTTCAGGAAGTTGAAGTTTCCATATCcaagatcaaaagtgtaaaaGATTATGATTTATTACCGGGTCTGTTAGGAAATGTTGTCAGTTATAACCATATTTAGTAGTGTAAGTGTGACTCTTGTTATTGATCCAAATGAATGCGTCTTCGATTGAATCATTGAACTCGATGTTAGTGTTGTTAATGACATAAAAAACCAATGGAGGGAGCTGAGTGTATAGACTTTAAGTACGAGAATTTCGTGTGGAAAACACATCTTTTACTTAGAAATACATCTTTTcaaattataatgtaacatttttttggttacaagagagaaagaaaataaaacaaacaaagggACTAGTCCTTAACAACAGTCATGCCCCAACATCAGCAAGGAGTAATGTAGACATGTCAGAAGGTGGAGCTTTTAATATCACAAGAGAAGATTTCGACGAAGCTCTTAACTTGGCCAAGAAATCAACACATGCATTTCCTTCCCGAAGAGTGTGATCAATTGACATATTTCAATCCCTGCCTATGAGTTGCTGAATTTTGTGAATCTCATTTGCAAAAATATGATACGGCGAGACACCATTCTTTATCAAACTGATAGCTTGTAAGGAGTCggagaaacaaacaaaatttgTGTATCCATCATTCCAGCATAATTCGAGGCCGTGCAGGATCACCATGATCTCGGCATGAAGAATGCTCGGCAGCATCGATGCAACATCATAAAAACCTCCCAGGAATAAtgtaacattttaaaaatacaatatttataaaaatattaatggatatgtgtaccaaaaaaaagtaacatatttatcaacaaattataaaagaaattgttacatatttaaattaaaaaaatagtaaataaataattttatattgaacCATTTGAGTCTATACACTGTTGCATAGCTCCTGCTTCAGATTGAAACGCACCTCACCTCACCTCACCTCCAACATCAACTTCAATCCTGATTCATTCTTCACAGAATGGATCACTCTGAAATCTTCAATTTTGCTCGGAATTTCGCAGTTATGGTCAGAGTTCGTGGTCCTGTAAGTCTCTCTTCCTCTCTTTACAACCCCATTAATGCATAATCATGATCACTCACCTTTCAATTTCCTTTTTCAGGACCCAAAAGGGATGAAGATGAGAACACACGCTTTTCATCATTACCGGTTCATATACTTACTCATTTATCgaataaatttcattttttttcaatcaaagTTTCGTTTTTTTGCATTTATGGTTATGTgagttttgttttctttttctgggTATGTGTAGTTCTGGTGAAACAACTCTTTCAGCTTCTGGGTTTCTTGTTCCTGATACCCTTTTTGATACTCAAGTAGCTAAGCGTATATATGGTGATAATTTTGAGGATAGGGTATTGGTTGTGACTGTTGCTTCTGTTGTTGAGCCTTTTCTATCTCCTCAACACAGAGAGAGTATTCCTCAGGTTGGTGTTAATGGATTCAGTTATAGATAAAATATGCTAAGTTTAGTTGATTTCATGTTTAtattagggatggcaaaaaaatcCAAACCCGAGAGatccacccgaacccaaacccaagtcaacgggcgaaacccgatttgactgggtttgggtttgggttcgggtgacacccgataatatgggtgtgggtttggtatcagtcaaacccacacccgaaacccatacacccacccgaaatattttataattacctaattacccccatagtctccctcaatttccttggaagaccttaaattttagttgtaatttaatttcttgaaagtctatgtttgaattttcttggaagaccttaattttagttgtaatttaattcaaagtctatgttgaaatttaatttcttaaattttcaaattattttcaaatgtgttgcgggtttgggtggaaaaaacccgaacccaatgggtgtgggcgtgggtgttgttttgccacccgaacagcctttgggtttgagtttgggtttgggtgatgatttcgggtgtgggtttggtaagtgtcaaacccgcacccatgggcgcccgttgccatccctagttTATATTTAGAGTCTTGCTAACAAGTGCCCTAAGCACACAAGTTAAGGAATCAAAAATAGAAGTTTTAGgttgaaaaaaaatcacttttttagttaaggaatcaaaaatagaagttttaggttgaaaaaaaaatcacttttttaaactgttaagagtcccacatcggttttGTAGGGTCGAGTTAGatccaattctaagatggtatcagagccttttGAGGAATTGACTACACAAGTTCCAAGACAAAATTACTATATGTAATTTCTTAACTGTGCCCTTAAGAAACTTGTTAGCATtatccttatatttattttgattaatttgtgTTTTATGATTTTCAGGGTAGGCCTGACTTGATTTCTGGCGTTCGGATTGATATTATGACTGAGAAAACCAACGAAGGATCTGATCAAGGCAACCCTTGTTTGCTTGAGGGGAAGCTTTTGTCATTAGTAGGCTTTTTGAATTTCCTTATGTAGTTTCTTACTATgtgattttcttaaaaattgatAATGTGGTGCTCCTTatagtttataattttaattgactGATTTAGTTTTATAATGCGGTCGTCCATTTGAATTGCATGTGTTTAGTTAGTGAGACTCGTTAATGTAAATGACTAGCTTAGTCTGTTGTCATTTAATAGTTTCTGGATTTGTATATGGATATTATTCATGATTTCTGGAGTGTTTGGATTTCATTTTCTTAGAAAGATAACAATATATTTTCATTCCATCGGGTCATAAGAATTAAGTATTTCATGAATAGTCGTTGTGTACAGCTCATATAATTACATCTGTGGTTAAATTTGATTGTTTGTTATCCACAATTTGTAATCATTTATTTTCACACAGGTTGACATTCCTGCTTCAGCCCATTGTGTCCAGTCACTTGTTGAAGCATCTCTAGGCTTGTCAGAGCATGAATGGGAGGTTGGTTGGTCTTTGGCATCTCACAATAACGATTCTCAATCCTCCAAAGATAATTTTCAAACTCAGGTTATCCCTCTTTGTTATTCATAAGCGTGTTTTATTTTTTCGCCATTAATTAGTTTACTTTATGAATTTATACGTGGAGTGATATCCCTATTCAACAAAAACACTGGAAGCATGATCCTCGTACCGTAAGAAAAGTGCACTTATAAAGTTGATGGTATGACTTATGTGCAACTTTGTATTTTATTTGGCCAAGTCTAAGTGAATTAGTTAATTTCTGAAATTAGATTATAGCATGCATACAATTTTGCTTTAGGAAGAAAACACTCAATTTAAACAACCGCAAAGTTTTGTTTGTTGGTTATGATATGATAATGATATCAAAGAATGTTAATCCTTCCATAACTTTAGTGGAATAATTTGCAAAATGTTTTGTTAACAgatgaaaatgagaaaaaatagcCCAGGTGTAAGGCGTGTACTTTTGAACTCAATTACAGCTCGGGCCCTAGCTTGTTGTAGTTCTTGCCTATCTGCATttgtttctctttatttttctccttcATATGAAGTGCTTAATGAATTTAATATTACTTTCCATATGGATTATTATGAACGAAAGGGTTAGGAAGTTATGCCATGATAATTATGTTTAACAGACATAATGTTTTTTTTGCTGAATATTAAGTTAAACCGATCATGTAGTTTCTGTATCAGATCCAAATCCAGGATTTACCATTGTTAGAAAAGAAACTTGTATTGAAATGTTAATGTCTAGGTTCTAAAAGGTGGATGAAGGTATccttttttttggataaatttatCTTGATTCTTAGAGAGATTGGAATAATGAATGACCAGTATGCTATATTCATGAATGAAAGACATGTAATTTAATATAAAGAGGAGGACTTGTGAAGAGTTGAAGCATCTCCAAATGAGTGGGTGATCAATTGCAGTGAGACAATTGTATTTATCATTTCTTGTAACTCGAATGTGGTACTTGGGTTTGTAGGGTGATACATATGTTGAGTGAGTTACGGTGATGTAGTCTTATTTGAGATATAAATAGTTGAATACATTTTATTGAGGCGTTTCTGTGAATGTAGGCAAGAGATGTTGTACCTTCAACCACCCAATTTTCTGTGTTCTCTTTGCGTTGTGCTCATGTGTGATCTATCAAAGATCCTTAGGTATGAGGGTTAATTCTTGGAGTGTGAAGGTCAACATAGTATCATAGCCTCTATCATCTAGCAGTCTAGAGTTTAATCATTCCTGCCCTATCTTCCAATTAAAAGTTTGATTAAAAACACAAGTTAAATTGATTCACACTTCATCTaaaatttttgttaatttgtaAATGGATTCACACTTCATCTAAAAATTTGTGTTCTTAACACTTCCGGTCCTTTGCTTATATTAAAGTTTCGTTATTATTCTACCTTTTGATATTTGGAAATATCGTCCCCATAATCTGATGCATAAAAGCAAACTCATTATTTCGGATGGACTATGGAGAATGATAAATCATCTTCGAAATGTCAGGGGAGGTTGGCAGTCGGTGGATCTGGAAGTGCAAGTATTATGTGCAAATCACTAACTAGAATGGCCATTCTTAGCGTTTCTTTATCTTTCAAGGTATTTTTCTGCATTtattaatcttatttttctcatgCAAACAATAATAACATAATGATTGCACGTGGAATTATTTTTCTACTGGTGTTCTTTCTTTTTTAGTCTATCTAGACTCATGAGAATAACAAGTTGATGCTTGTAACATAGGATATGCTGAACTATAAAAAATCTTCCATAAATAAAAGGGGTGACTTTCTTCTGGCAGTTGGCTCTCCATTTGGAGTCCTCTCACCAACACATTTCTTTAACAGGTATTATTTTCTTGTCTAgctaaaagaaaataaaataatatagatTAACCTGATCTGGTAGTTACTTACCAAATGGTATCTTCTAATGGTAAATTTTCTTAGTCACCTTGATGTAACACGTTTGTTGTTATTATATGTCAAAAAGTTTTGGCAAGCTGTTGGGATCACTCAGtcatttgatttggttgcttgCTTGCTTGCTTGAATCAGTTTATCTGTTGGTTGTATCGCAAATTGTTATCCTCCTAATTCATCTGACGGATCATTGCTGATGGCGGACATACGCAGTCTTCCTGGTGTGAGCTGTTTCTCTGTTGCATAAATAATTCGTCATTTATGCAATTGGTTGTTGCTCGATTTTGACACTTTTATCTGCCAGGAATGGAAGGCAGTCCAGTTTTCAATGAGCACGCATGTCTTACTGGTGTCCTGACCAGACCATTGAGGCAAAAGACAAGTGGAGCGGAAATTCAGGTAGTCCCTTGAATGTGTTCTCCTCTTGGGCCTGTTTGGATTCACTTATTTAAGCTTTTCTACTGACATTAGCATCTGTGGAACTATTTGATTGAGAGGGCTTAtcgaaacaacttatgacatgtcataagctctccaggatagcttatgaaatcaATTGTTgctattttatcttttgtaaaaGAAATAGCAACTTATcctataagcacttaattaagctgTTGATCCAAATAGTGCCTATATTATATAAACCTTCTCAAATTTAACTCATCATGCAAGACTGTAGTCTTTGGTAACAGCTGGTGATTCCGTGGGAAGCTATTGTGAATGCTGCTAGCGGATTGCTGCAGATGTGGCCTCAGAACACAGTAGAAGGGTTATGTTATCAGGAGGGAAACTCTAATGCTCTAGGAAAGGAAACTTTTATCGACTGTGAAAAATCAGAACCTCATGTACCCTCTAGTAATAGACACAAGCATTTAAATTTTGGTAGTTCTTCCCCATTACCAATTGAGAAAGCAATGTCTTCTGTTTGTCTTGTTACTATTGGTGATGGAGTTTGGGCATCTGGCATTTTATTAAACAGCCAAGGTCTCATACTCACAAACGCCCATCTGTTAGAACCTTGGAGATTTGGGAAAACACATATAAGCGACAGAAGATATGGAACCAATGCAGGGAAATTTTCTTCCGTGTTGGAAGGAACTACATCTCATGGCAATACGGTTGGAAACATTCAAATTAGTCAAAAGTTACCTTCAAAGATGACAAATCTTTATCCTTTTGCTAATGATGAGAAGG
It contains:
- the LOC123905514 gene encoding dormancy-associated protein 1, with amino-acid sequence MLDKLWDDVVAGPQPERGLDKLRRLTTNIKVDEGGSSQLVRNSSLPTTPTTPATPTTPQSARKVDNVWRSVFNPGSNSATRRIGADVFDKPLPNTPTVYDWMYSGDTRSNHR
- the LOC123905513 gene encoding LOW QUALITY PROTEIN: DNA-directed RNA polymerase I subunit rpa49-like (The sequence of the model RefSeq protein was modified relative to this genomic sequence to represent the inferred CDS: inserted 2 bases in 1 codon; deleted 1 base in 1 codon) codes for the protein MMENSEPQSKKKMKNKMKINTEPMPEQVQAKVEVVRSDPDKMPPFVGYFPSGFDPVKQTXLTGIQVYRNKHMDKRLSSELVVCPDGCSVEFVGTSHAGEASAGNQSMYALGVFDREAQTLKIMHVGANKIFRLEPKVKGLECSMPPPTPTVEEMSPDQWTEKRRKTDAIFGSMRQIVMNNKWEEIRIDEEPEAKENLAEKMKNVEVKESVLANTEAHVTRHIPPYNASATTPQEAYVLDQIILSEEWNHLQDIYYTLRKGEAADFSIYPTFIRNRIDRLKKIEDESEKMKLSCILSFINHLVKFKDQHSMDGVSSSKQHKIPNILRHRFSTMFAVSESRRMPPEKINLLISYILVLTLFSDEFQTDYSDISKDLRMNKGPVKQIYEHLGCKILKQRPFYATLPIPLTFPQLRQKKRLKKN